A single window of Xylocopa sonorina isolate GNS202 chromosome 5, iyXylSono1_principal, whole genome shotgun sequence DNA harbors:
- the LOC143423634 gene encoding uncharacterized protein LOC143423634, translating to MTARSTAGVQDGGERIRKMKEKEKGKKGADRNRSCEVSARVGTLARFITIRSNQAWLDIERSGLTSLPIPKTSGAWIVAVLSSKVQHRSPLRIVSEAVSSTGCLVTRCVDVFVDNDR from the coding sequence ATGACGGCTCGGAGTACGGCGGGCGTGCAAGACGGCGGGGAAAGAATAAGGAAAATGAAGGAGAAAGAGAAGGGGAAAAAAGGAGCAGATAGAAATCGCAGTTGCGAGGTGTCCGCGCGAGTAGGCACCTTGGCACGTTTCATTACGATTAGGAGCAACCAAGCGTGGCTGGACATCGAAAGGAGCGGACTAACCTCACTTCCAATACCGAAAACCAGCGGAGCGTGGATCGTGGCCGTTTTGTCGTCGAAAGTCCAACACCGATCGCCACTACGGATTGTCTCCGAGGCCGTGTCTTCGACTGGCTGCCTTGTGACGAGATGCGTGGACGTGTTCGTGGATAATGACCGGTGA